A DNA window from Rhodococcus sp. Z13 contains the following coding sequences:
- a CDS encoding alpha/beta fold hydrolase: MATESTYENTARELTTDRGTLRYHEAGRGEPLLLLHGSGPGVTGWRNYRGVLADLAEHYRCLVLEFPGFGVSDPCEGHPMAMASVAVTDFLDGLGLDRVSIIGNSMGGIVGMQFAIAQPDRVKKLVTIGGAGRSVFAPAPGEGIRLLMEFTDDPTRDKLVRWLRSMVYDPAIVTEELIEERWALATEPKTLEIARRMYSTAAFAANAKAAAASDATPYWAQLHKITAPVLLTWGRDDRVSPVDMAMLPMRELRRGELHVFPNCGHWTMIEAREAWLSAVLAFLDRDDS; this comes from the coding sequence ATGGCGACGGAATCGACCTATGAGAACACGGCGAGGGAACTGACGACCGACCGCGGGACCCTCCGCTACCACGAGGCCGGCCGGGGCGAACCGCTCCTGCTGCTCCACGGATCGGGACCGGGCGTCACCGGCTGGCGGAACTACCGCGGCGTGCTCGCCGATCTCGCCGAGCACTACCGGTGCCTCGTCCTGGAGTTCCCCGGATTCGGCGTGAGCGACCCGTGCGAAGGACACCCGATGGCGATGGCGTCGGTCGCGGTGACCGACTTCCTCGACGGCCTCGGTCTCGACCGCGTGTCGATCATCGGCAACTCGATGGGCGGCATCGTCGGGATGCAGTTCGCGATCGCGCAGCCGGACCGGGTGAAGAAGCTCGTCACCATCGGCGGCGCCGGCCGGTCGGTCTTCGCACCGGCGCCGGGCGAAGGCATCCGGCTGCTCATGGAGTTCACGGACGACCCCACGCGCGACAAGCTCGTCCGCTGGCTGCGGTCGATGGTGTACGACCCCGCGATCGTCACCGAGGAACTCATCGAGGAGCGGTGGGCACTGGCCACCGAACCGAAGACCCTCGAGATCGCCCGACGCATGTACAGCACCGCCGCCTTCGCGGCGAACGCGAAGGCGGCTGCCGCATCCGATGCCACACCCTACTGGGCGCAGCTCCACAAGATCACCGCGCCGGTGCTGCTGACCTGGGGCCGCGACGACCGCGTCAGCCCTGTCGACATGGCGATGCTCCCCATGCGCGAACTGCGCCGCGGCGAGCTCCACGTGTTCCCCAACTGCGGTCACTGGACGATGATCGAGGCCCGGGAGGCCTGGTTGTCGGCGGTGCTCGCCTTCCTCGACCGGGACGACTCGTAA